The genome window ggctgcatcggtatgatctctagaacctggtcgacctgaacccgctgctctggggtaccggcgacgggagtctgtgctcctcccctggtctgagatgtggcaggagcaagtggtatcaatcctgcctgagccaaggtgcggaacatgctcagaaactaggctatAGTCttttggagggctggtgcagtaacaggcatctcaggtgcctgccctccgactagagctattggtggctcctctgtagtagctcgtgtgggtgctttggctgcaccacgtggacttcctcggcctctaccccggtcccaatctctcgcggctctagtagggggatcgggtgtctggtcatctgatccagctgtacgtgtcctcaccatttgtgagagaatagaaagacaaaaatttagaatccgaaaccaaaatctcgcacgataaggaatcaaaaaagtgaagcttttcctgacagttctgtagcctcccgaagataactatagacgtctctgtaccaatccgtgagactctactaaacttgcttgtaacttataacacctatgaacctagtgctatgataccaacttgtcacgaccccaatttcccttcgtaggatgtcgtgatagcacctagtattcccaaatgtaaatatgcacgacaggggaatctcccgaggtaccgcctcgtattctcaaagtaaatatgtaagacagagggatctccccaggaaccgcctcatagtcccaaaataaatatgcaagacaaggggatctcccgaggaaccgcctcgtagtcccaaagtaaatatgcaagatatgaGGATCTCCCTAGGAaccgcatcgtagtcccaaagtaaacatGCGGCAGATAACCGAAGGAACGACGAATTTACAataagaaatcttacagttaaggatttaattcaaatcaagggaagtaggtaattcagctaagcatgttgcacaaattgcaagtaagagttaagacacgtaggcatgcgatactaggccaaacatgatcactacatatgctaaggcaactcagttaaggaatttaaaagaagaaaacTCGGCAATAACcgaaatttccacatttagcccgtgtacgcactcgtcacctcgcgtacacggcgctcacatatcacaaattgttacaacagtactaaatcctaagaggatttcccccacacaaagttagacaagtcacttacctcaaatctcgctcaatcaatcaataaggatGCCTTTTCCtagattttccgactccgaatggcccaaatctagccaaaagcagttacatatcatgaatacaactacaagaaactaatttaaatcattaATCTaggactttagcaaagaatcaaaaaatcgccccaaaaagtcgaactgggcctacgtctcggaatcgggtaaaagtcacaaaatacgaacacccattcgatatcgagttcattcataccaaaattaccaaaattcgacaccaAGTTTCCACCAAAATCCCCAgatttaactctccaaatccctagcctctaactcccaaattccaccttaaacacacacaatctaggtagaaaaatcaatggggaaataaGGTTAtagatcaaaaataagtacaagagacttacctcaagaaatccctcaaaaattCTCTCAAGAATTGCCAAAAcacgagctcaaaatgttgaaatgaggcaaaatcgcgaacccttgtatttaagtattctgtccagcacttccgcttctgcagaaacttagccgcatctgctacgtcgcagaagcgacaacttATCTGCTTCTGCGGTTATACTCGCACCTGTGGTCTCCTCATCTGCTCCTACGGTCCCAACTTCCTCGCCCATTTATGCTTCTACGGGTCAGGATcgcttctgcgggtgcgcatctGTGCAtactcttccgcttctgcggacatgcCTCCCAAGCACtcgttcgcttctgcgatcactcttTCGCAGGAGCAATTctgcttctgcggccttcacgtcgcatctgcgaccactggccaATTCCCCCAGCCCCGCATCTACTCCCAATTGCTCTCTTCTATGGGCTTGCACCTGCGctcaatcttgcgcaggtgcgataacACACCAGAATTGGTGCCTTCAtccattctcacaagtccaattttgatctgttaaccatccggaatccacccgaggccccctggacctcaaccaaacttaccaacaagtcctaaaatatcatacggacttagtcgagcctttagatcACATTAAATagtgctaaaaacacgaattgcacatcgattcaagcctaatgaactttaaaacttcaagcTTCTAcctccgacgccgaaacctatcaaatcaagtccgattgacctcaaatttgtacacaagtcataattgacattacagacctactccaacttccggaattggaatccgaccccgatatcaaaaagttcactcccggtaaaattttccaaaaattatcaaattttccaactttcgccaattgacactAAAATGACCTACAGATCTCCAATTCAACATACGAACACGTTCCGACGACCAAAAGTACCCTACggacctattggaactatcaaaattctattccggagtcgctttcacataattcaaactaCGATTAATTCCTACGACTttaacttccattttagggactatgtgtcccatttcactccgaaatcaaaaATGAATCCTCTCGgcaagttacgtaaccacaaaataaaataaagggagaattaaataggggttcggggctactactctcaaaatgaccggctgggtcattacagttAGTGACATTATCGCATCCACACTTCACGCTTGTCCAAAAATTCTTTCAAGTAAGTTAAGAAGGCATCTGGCTTTGTATCTATCGCTATATGTTGAATATTGAAAAGTGAAGAAAGCTCGGACGAGGAATCGAAGAAGAAGAAACTGTAGAGGGAAATTCAGTTATAACTACTTTTCTGAATGAACAATAACTATACAACTTACTTTTCCTCTAACTAACTGCTAACAAATTAATTAGACAGCTATACAATAACTATTAATCACGTGTTTATTTCAACACCCCCTTAAATCTAAGTGCGGTGAAGATATTTAAAACACATAGCTTGGACATCAAATGATAATGCTGAGTAGTTCTAAGGCCTTTAGTGAGCAAGTTTGCTTCATGTTCTCCAGTTGGCACATATGTTGGGTGTATTAGTCCTTGCTGCACCTTCTCCCTTATGAAATGGCAATCGATTTCTATATGGTTGGTTCTCTCATAAAATACTGGATTGTTGGCAATCTGCATAGCTACTTTGCTGTCTGTATAAAGCAGAATTGGAGTCAAAAGTTCTactcccaattatctaaacattCATATCAGCCAAATTAGTTTAGACACGATCAAGGCCATGCTTCTATACTCTGATTCAGATGAACTTCTTGCCATTGTGGTCTGTTTCTTAGACTTTCAAGATATTAGTGATTCACCAAACTTTACCAGGTATCCAGGAACTGACTTTCTTGAATTAGGACAACTTGCCCAGTCTGCATCAAAGTATGCATTATGTGTCATGTTGCCAGCTGAACTCATAAGGATCCGAAGTCCTGGCTCATTCTTAACATATCTCACTACCCTATATGCTGCTTCCAGGTGAGATCGTTTGGGAGATTGCATGAATTGACTTAGGGTATGCATACTATAAGTAATGTCAGGCCTAGTAAAGGTTAAATACAAGAGTTTTCCAACTAATCTCTGGTAACCCCTTACATCTGTCAACGTTGGATCATCATCCAAATTATAGTGTTCATCATATTCCGCAGTTGTTAGCATTTTGTTTTGCTCTATTGGTGTGATAACATGCATAGCACCTGCCAGTCCCAACTCTTCTATGAGCTCTAGAGTATATTTCCTCTAGCATATGAGGATTCCATTTTCAGATCTACATACCTTAATGCCCAGGAAATACTTCAAGTTTCCCAGGTCTTTGATTTTAAACACTTTGTGCAGTGTAACATGGGCCTCCTGAATCATTGTGTTGTCACTGCATGTGATGAgaagatcatcaacatacacaagTATGATGACTTGTCTTCCATTTTCTCCTTTAGTGAACAAAGAATGGCCATGTTTACTCTGTATAAAACCTACTTGCAAAAGAGCTTCTGTGAGCTTCAAGTTCTATTATCTTGAGGCTTGCTTCAGCCCATAGAGAGATTTAAGCAATTTGCAGCCCATAGTGCTCCCCTCTTGGCTGCTAAAACAAGGTGTCAACAACATATAAACCTCTTCTTCAAGATCACCTTAAAGAAAGACATTATAAACATCCATTTGAAAGAGTGGCCAGTGATGCATAACAGCCAATGCAATTACAGCTCAAATTATGACCATTTTAACAACTGGAGAGAATATTTCTTGTTAGTCCAGACCTTCTTGTTGGTTATATCCCTTTGTAACAAGTCTGGCTTAGAATATTTCAACCTCTCTATTGGATTTGTACTTGATTTTATACACCCACCTGCATCCAATAGGCACCTTATCTTTAAGGACATCAGCTACCTCCCAGGTGTTATTCATAACCAATGCACCAACTTCTGCCTTCATGGATTCAATCCATCTTGGATCCTTCATGGCTTCTACATATGATGTAGGTTCTGTTTCCTAAATTGGATACTGTAGCTAAATAGGACTAATAGGTGGCTGAAAGAGTACTATAGTTCAGATAATTGGACATTGAATATGTTCAGTTGGATGAAGAAGATCTATTAACTGGACACACATAGTCTTTTATCCAAATATGTGGCCTGGAACCCTTAGTAGACCTCCTAGGTTGTTCATCTGGGATATCCTCAACAACTTCAGCAACTGGAACCTCAACATTGTGGTTTGGATCTGCTGCTATGAGGTTGTTTTCCTCATGAATCAACTCCTGATCATGTATTATGTCCTAATTGATAACACGTGCTCCTTGTTCAAGCATGTGAACTTGTTGTTACTGGTGCAAAGGTTGACTTCCTTCTTTCCCATTCTTCAGCTCTAAGAATACAGGAGGATTTGTTCCATTCCTTGTGAGTTGAAAAGGAAAGTGTCCTCCTTGAAGGTTACATCTCTACTGATAAAGACCTTTTGCTCCTCAGATCATACAACTTATATCCCTTCTGAGACACTGGCTATCCCATGTGTACTTGCAGTGATGGCCCTAGGAGAGAACTTGTCCACCTTTTCTGTTACTGTGGCAACAcaaacacccaatagtccttaGGTGAGCTAAGCTAGGTAACCTTTTGTGAAAGACTTCATACGGAGATCTTCCTGCTAGGACTGAGGAAGGCAATCTACTGATTAAATAGACTTCAACCATCACACAATCTCCCCATAATTGTAAGGAAATGCTTCCTTGATACCTCAATGTCCTTGCCACTTCCAAGACATGTTTGTGTCTTCTTTCCACCATTCTATTTTGCTGTGGAGTGTGTGGGTAACTGCTTTGATGAAGAATGCCATTATCTGTCAAATAATCCCTATATTCATGATTAAAAGATTCTGCCCCATTGTCAGTTCTGAACATCTTTACATTCTTTCCAAACTGTGTATTGACCATTTTAAGAAATAACTTCAATACAACAACGCTATCACTTTTCAATTTCATTAGGAAGACCCAAATAATTTTGGAATGATCATCTACAAGAGTTAGTAAGTATCTATTTCCATTTTATGTAGGTATTCTATACGGACCCCAAATCTCTACAtgaatcaaataaaaaatatattcatCTCTACTATTACTCAAAGGAAATGGCTTCCTTGTTTGTCTAGCTAGAGGACATACAATACAATTATTGAGTTCACAATCCAGAAATTTCTTATTCTTAAGAAAATCTAACCGCTTCATGACTTTAACTGGTATATGACCATGTCTTTTATGCCAAGTAGTGAAGCCTGCCTACATTCCCTCTACAAGACAATTGCTGATCATTTGTGTTACTTTGCTCTTGTTAAACCCTTTTGGGAGCAGGAGATAAAGGCCACCCTCTTCCTTACCAATCCCCTTCACCCTCCCAGTGTATAGGTCCTGAAAGACACAAAATATTGAGAAAAAATTAACTGAGCATTGCAGCTCCTTAGTTAACTTTGAGACTGACAACAAGTTGTACTTAAAATCTGGCACACACAATACATCATGAATTACATCACTGTATGTAAGATTATAACTTCCCTTGCCGAAGGCATGCACAGTCTTACCATTTGGAAGATTCACATTACCTTTCCTTAAATCAGGTAAACCAATCATAGTTTTTAACATATCACTATTGGATGCCATATAGTCAGTCGCACCAGTATCTATAATCTATAAATCAGTGATTAATGACTGTGAACTAGCATTACTTGCCATGTTTACTGCATGCTCCTCTATCTTATCCTTATTTATCATCTTCATGATTTGGTTGTACTGCTCCTTAGTGAAGAAGTTAAACATCCCTTGATTCACCCAATATTGTCTTCGTTTGTAGCAACACCTTTTTTAGAACTGTTGTCATTCATAACCAAGTTAGCTTTCCTATATTGATGTTGTTTTTTTCCTTTGAAACCAGGTGGATATCCAACTAACTTATAACAAGTTTCCTTGGTATGACCTTTATTTCAACAATACTCGCAATACAAATTGTTGAACTTCTTACACTTTGGGGGATTATCTCTAGAACACATGAATATTGTGTAATCATTCACTTCATTTATCACATAGACATATGAATTGGTCTCAAACACTCTTCTTTGAATTGTTTCATTTATCAACATTGCATAAGCACGACTAATAGATGGTAATGGATATTTAAGTAAGATCTGACTCCTAATAGCATTATAAGACTCATTTAAACCCATTAAAAATTGAAAAAGTTCATGCTGCTCCAAGTGTTCGATGAAATCTCTGGTCCCAGCCGTAATCGAAAGTGAAGGTATCATGGAATTATACTCATCCCACAGTGATTTTAGTCTAGAATGATACACTGAGATGCTAGACGTACCTTAAGAAATGGTAGCTATTTCTCGTTGAAGATTGTAAATACTAGAGCCATTGACCTTGTCAAAACGATCCTGCAAATCCAGCCAAACTTCATGAGTATCACTCGCATACACATTTTCAGTTACCATTTCTGGCGATACTGTGTTCATAATCCATGTCAAAACAGTAGCATTCACTCATTCCCATTCTTCCCGCAAATCGATAGTGAATTGCCTTGGTACAACTCCCATCGATGAACCTTAGCTTGCGCCTTGCTCGTAATGCAATCACCATCGCCTTACTCCAAACTAAATAATTCTCAGCTCCTTTTAGCTAAATCGATATAATGACATTGCAAGGATTATCGGGAGGCTGCAAATAAAGAGGATAACGAGGATTATCAATGTCCAAATTTGCCATGGCTGATCTTCAGAGAATAGAGCCAAATTTGTATCAACAGTTTCAGAAAATAAATTAACTTGTTAATCCCTAGCTTCGATCGATCTAATTGAGATCTGATACCATATTGAATTTCACCATTGAAGAATGAAGAAAGCTCAGACGAggaattgaagaagaagaaacagTAGAGGGAAATTCAGTTTTAACTACTTTTCTGAATGAAAAGTAACTATACAACCTACTGTACATATATAGAGAGGTTTTTCCCTCTAACTAACTGCTAACAAATTAGTTAGACAGTTGTACACTAACTATTAATCACGTATTTATTTCAACTCTATATTCGAACAAGATGGCCCTAAAACCCAGTTCGTCCAAATAAATTTCGAGGTGAGAAGCCCAATTCCTTTGCTTCTTTGGGACAAACACTATTTTTGGCTGCATCCTTCCGAAGGAGTCTGGAGTTTTGACGGAGCAGTATCGTCTCCTCCACCTTCTGTGGTCGCTATCATTCTAAATTTATGATACTTTTCTCTAACTTTTGGAGTTTTTCCCTTTTAATGGTACCTTATTCTTGTCATTTTTGGAAGAATGAGAAATGATTATGCACTTGGTGAGAAAAGTTAGTTTCTCCGCTCTCTTTGTCGAACTACTTAGTAAATTTATAAAGTTTAAGATTTTAATTTTAAAAGCTAAATATTTAAACAGATCTTATCGATAAGATCCACTAGATAGTCTTATAGAAACTATATACTATTTTGAATGGAAATTCTTCCTTATCCAACCATAGGATAATGTGGGTGATACTTATTTATAATGGCAAAAATTATTTCTAAGTTAACAAGATGTTagaaatattttataatttactGCATTAGATCTTCTTATCAAAAACTTTATTTTCTAATAAAAAGTTCAACAAAGTCATAAAATATTAGGCAACATTTTACTAAAAACTTTTGAAATTGAGATAAGAAATtataaagttggaaaattgtaATGTGAAATAAGAAAAATAGCTTTCTTCATTTGAAAATCTATCCTGATAAAGTATATAAAACAAGTGAAAAAAGATAATCTAGTCAAGAGAAGTGAATCTCCGTTTGTTTATTTTTCTGTTatctaaaaaaaactaaaaaaggtaGAAAAGAAAGTCACCGGAAGTAACATTTTTTGTGTGACCATTTGGTTGGCAAGTTGATAATGTTGTGATTTTTAAGTGACAAAACAAAATTGTATGACTTTGGTACAAAAACCTATAATTATGTGACCATTGTGAAAATTATCCAAAGCTTATAGCAAGCCAATAAATCCACCAATACCTTATCAGATATTTCATATGATCTGCAATAGATTGTAGTGCTTGGTGAGACTGGATGTATTGATCAATGTTTGCCTATGTGGAGGATTACTCTTAAGAGAGGAACCCGCATTCTGTGTTTATGCGAGAGAAGATGTTCCTACTAAATTTACACCTCTTTGCAGAAAATATATAGCAAAACTGTCATAATCTTATAAAGTACTACTTATAATAAGTTTGCCTATATTTAT of Nicotiana tomentosiformis chromosome 7, ASM39032v3, whole genome shotgun sequence contains these proteins:
- the LOC138895342 gene encoding uncharacterized protein, translated to MVTENVYASDTHEVWLDLQDRFDKIIDTGATDYMASNSDMLKTMIGLPDLRKGNVNLPNGKTVHAFGKGSYNLTYSDDLYTGRVKGIGKEEGGLYLLLPKGFNKSKFGKNVKMFRTDNGAESFNHEYRDYLTDNGILHQSSYPHTPQQNRMVERRHKHVLEVARTLRYQGSISLQLWGDCVMVEVYLISRLPSSVLAGRSPYEELIHEENNLIAADPNHNVEVPVAEVVEDIPDEQPRRSTKGSRPHIWIKDYETEPTSYVEAMKDPRWIESMKAEVGALVMNNTWEVADVLKDKVPIGCSDNTMIQEAHVTLHKVFKIKDLGNLKYFLGIKRKYTLELIEELGLAGAMHVITPIEQNKMLTTAEYDEHYNLDDDPTLTDVRGYQRLVGKLLYLTFTRPDITYSMHTLSQFMQSPKRSHLEAAYRVVRYVKNEPGLRILMSSAGNMTHNAYFDADWASCPNSRKSVPGYLVKFGESLIS